ACATTTTTCACATTTCATGCGTTGGGAGGGTCTAGAACGAGCGAGGTCTTTGACTTTTGTTAGTATCGGGACCGAATCACGATTGGGAAGTGAGGCTGAGGGAGTGAATCGCGCCATATTCCACTGCCATGGGCCGTGCTGCTGCAGAAGATGAAACAATACTAATTTTATATGCTTTGGACCTAAAAATGGCTGCCATTGAGTTTGAACTCAAGCCATATCAACAAAGCAAGTCTTCATCTCGATGAGTTGCATATCTGCCACCGTATTATTTAATGTTATCTGCCGGGCATAACTCAGCGCTCAGCCCTACTTCACCCATGATCCATGACCGTACATTGTAACTATTCAGGCCGCAGCGCCAACCTTCTTTCTATACGCGGTCTTCTCGGCGAATTGTCTCTCGACTTCTTCCGCAAACTTCCCAATGCTATCAAACCTCCATTCGAACGCCACACTTTTTTTCAGTCTCTCATAATCACCTCCGACACCTGTTCCCTCTTTCTTGTCGCCACCGCGAGAGATCCAAACACTTCTAAGTCCGAACCGTTTGGCCGGAACGTGATCTGCAGTCAAACTTCTCGCTACGTGTAGTAAATCCCCGCGATCCTTGTCGACGCTCAGATCGCTTCTGAGGTGATCAAACAAGTAGTCGAAGTTTGCCTTAGCGGGTTTATAACTACCGATGTCTTCGGCAGTATAGACCTTGTCAAATTCAGCGGGCTGAAGATGCCTTAGAGTTGAAGAGGCGTTGGCGTTATCCATGTTAGTGAGGATGATAAGCTTGTAGTGCTTCTTTAGAATTTTTAAGCCAGGTATGGTGTCGGGAAAAGGCATCCAGGTCCCGGGTAGGGACTCAAGATGGCTCATTTCCTCCTCAGGTACAGAAACATTAAGTTCGTTGGCGAGATTCTTGAACGAACGCGAGACGATGCTGCCGTAGCGTAGGGTAGGCTCCCcctcttcaagaacttggGTAAGCTCATGAAAGCGCTGAATCAACAAAACAGGATTCTTTTTGTAATCGCTTTCGGAAGGAAGACGACTAATAATGGGCTGCAAGCCACGGATCATACCAGACTCTTGGTCTATCAATGTGCCATAGCA
This DNA window, taken from Fusarium fujikuroi IMI 58289 draft genome, chromosome FFUJ_chr11, encodes the following:
- a CDS encoding related to haloalkanoic acid dehalogenase, with protein sequence MSYPDLTTFKALSFDCYGTLIDQESGMIRGLQPIISRLPSESDYKKNPVLLIQRFHELTQVLEEGEPTLRYGSIVSRSFKNLANELNVSVPEEEMSHLESLPGTWMPFPDTIPGLKILKKHYKLIILTNMDNANASSTLRHLQPAEFDKVYTAEDIGSYKPAKANFDYLFDHLRSDLSVDKDRGDLLHVARSLTADHVPAKRFGLRSVWISRGGDKKEGTGVGGDYERLKKSVAFEWRFDSIGKFAEEVERQFAEKTAYRKKVGAAA